DNA sequence from the Vicia villosa cultivar HV-30 ecotype Madison, WI linkage group LG3, Vvil1.0, whole genome shotgun sequence genome:
GGAAGTGTAATCTTTCTACAGCTGGTTTCCTTCCATGAATGGGGAAACCATAAATTCTCCAAGAAGCTTCGCTTGGAGAAACATACCTACAGTCAATATACTGCTTGATTTCATCGACATCTTGCCTCTCAATGGGATTTCCATTTTCACTCATGACGATTGCAGCGGTTATTCGATCATAGCCTTTGTTGAtgtatttaaacaaatattttatggaTGTACTTTGATTGCACCATTCCATATTAATATGAGTTTTAAACTTCAACAACAATTTTGAATTGTAGGGAACAACAAATCTATTGTCAACCTCTATACCATTCCTAATGACAGTGTGACCGTTGTCCCTTCTTCTGTAAACCGGATAACCATCTTCATCGACGACTGTATCTTTGCGGAAGTCCTTAGGAAAGTATTTGGAACATTTACCTTCCTTCATGCATTGCGAATTCCGATTTGCGTTTCCGCATGGTCCGTGAATCATGTGGCTTTTGACCAAATTATATAACTCACCGTCTGTATCCTTGTTAGGAATTTCAGCGGATATGATCCGGTCAATATCAGCAGGTGTTGGATATTTGCTGGAGGGATGAAGGAATATCAAAATGTGAGCGTGAGGCAGACCTCTTTTCTGAAACTCGATGGTGTACATATCTACAACAAAATATAATGTATGAATAATGATATTTCAGAATCACAATAATATATATCAACGCTTTAAATGAAACAGTACTTACACGCAAGAACTTTGCCCATCATACTTTTTTTTGTCAAATCTGACAGTAGCTCATCGAATTTCATCTTAAATATTCTTGTAATGAGGTCCGGACGATCTGATGGTTTAAGATTATTAGAAGCAAGTACACGTTGCAATTCTGGCCAGTTGGGATTGCACGTAAACGTTATAAATAGATCAGGAAATCCAACATAACTACAAATTGCCATTCCATCAAAGTAGAGTTGATCCATGTATCTGCGACTACCAACGTACGATGAAGGAAGGACAACCCTTTTACCTGTGTTTGCACCATCGGTCTGACCATTGCTTCTGGCATCTGTTAGATAGCTATACTTTCCAACTCGAAGTTTAGACTGATTTTTTCTTAACCATCGAAGTCTCTCAGATTCCATCATTGTAAAACCATCAACCAAAAACTGTTGAAATAGCCTTCTTGATCTGAGAATTGTTTGGGCCTCATTCTTTCTGTCTTGAATACGAAATGCAAACCACTCTCTAATTGTAAGCCTATTTCTTTTAGTTGCCTGCTCCCACTGAACATCCTCAGTGTCTACTACTACATCCGATGAATCTGAATTAGGTCTATTGTGTGAATCTTTATTTCGATGTCTAATGTTAGGCCTGTAACCATCTTCGCCATAAGGGAAAAGCAATGGATATTGAAATCCCAAATATGATGTATGATATTCATCTATTCTTTGAAGTTGTCCAGATTGTTTGTGCATTATTATGTCCCTCTTCTCAGCAGTGTCGACGTCACCAACAATTAGAGCAGCAACTTCGGAAACAGTTGGTTGATTGTAGATTCTTCCATCGGTTCGTCGCTCAGAAATAAGACGAAGCTTTAGGTCAGAAACATTGCCTTCAGAAAGAATATCCCTTGCCATCTTAAAACTTTGTGCATGAATGTTGTGTTGATATAACATAGAAGAGAGTTTTTTCACTATGTTAACATCTATTCCGTCTTTTGTTCTGCAAATTATAACAACAAAACATGGAATGTCACTCATATGTCATACAACATATAATATTATTATACATGAATTAGTAAAGAAACATACTTGAATCCTTTTACTCTATGATGTATCTCATGTTCTGTATCAAATATATATAGCTGTGCAAATCGGGGATTTTGTCTTGGTAATGGTAACATGCTACCTATACGATGACATGATTGTCCTTGAATTCTATAATTCGGAGGACTTCTACCATTGTTAAAGCGGTTGTCCATTTTAGCACCCGGAGAAGTAAATGCAAACATCATATTGAAAAGGCGTATTTGCTGTTGAAATTTTTTTGATTCAGGGCTTGTTTGATCAAACAACAATTTTTGCAAAATTTCCGGAGGTTCTCTCAATAGAGGAATTTGAACTTTACCATCTCCGCAACACATTGTGAACTTGGGATTTAGAGATTGTCGATATTTGTTCTTCCTTTCTAAATACCACATTTTTGCACAACATTTTGGACATTCAAACACTGGATCGCCTATGTCGTAACAATCTCCTAAATAAATGCGTATCTAAGTTAACAACTAAAATGATGATTGACAATAAAacttaactcaaaataattacataaattttACAAAACCTGTTGCTAGGGCATTGACAGATACAATATCAGTGTCCATATCATCTTCATCTTCGTCCATAACCATACTGTGATCTGAGCTCCAACCTTTGTAATACAACACATGCAAAGTTTATTAGAAATATGTAAAGCTTTAAATTCATAAGAATGTACATTACCACAAATAAATCATACTCTCTGAAGAATCATCGTGCATATTATCCTCTTCACTGTCATCTTCAAAAAGTTCATTAATTTGAGGAGTTGGTTCTGTTGAATTTTTTGAAGAGGTAGAACCAAAATCACCAACAACGTTATCAAACCTCCTCTTTAAATTCGTCCCTATATTATTAATGTTCCTGCAAGTAACGACTCTTGATCGTTTTTTATTTGAAGAAGTTGAAAGACCGTTCATCACTGAGGAGGCATGAGTTTTGTGCAAGCTTGTTAAAACCGATTTGCTTGAACTTGGAATGTTTGGAGAGATAGTAGAAAGTGGTATTCTGGTTTGAGGAGTATCGTGTCTACTAATAGAGGCAGTTTTGCCTACGTTCTCTTTCTGCACTCCATTCATCTTCTTTGCTCTCTTGAACTCGAGCTGACGTTTACGATGAAGTCTTGCTTCTGCTGATCTTTTTTTGTTCAACACATTGCTAAACCATTTATCTTCAAGCGCTTTTTGTTtctgttcatccatatttttggtattttgatatCTTTAGACAGTATTTGAAACAAATACTTATGATGAATAAAAAGACATGATACACGTATGCTTAAGAGTTCTGCGTATGAAATAATTATAGTAGGAATAGGAGCTGGTTTTCGCAGTCATGTTTCTTCTAAAACATCCTTTCATATGCACGCTTAACAAAGTTAATAATTAATCTTTCTCCTCCACACTTCTATTTATGTAATGGTAATGATTATTATTGCTGGTATTACACGTTAAGTGCTGTTAAAATCTCAAAGCATGATAAAAAGCAATTATGATTGTCTAAAACTTGAAAGAAAGAAAACTCGTGACCAATCGAAAGCATGCAACTTTTGAATTGGGTGAATAAATGTATTTATTAAAAATgagatgtttttaaaaaaatagatcatAAATAATGGTATAGCAAAGT
Encoded proteins:
- the LOC131657819 gene encoding uncharacterized protein LOC131657819, whose translation is MDEQKQKALEDKWFSNVLNKKRSAEARLHRKRQLEFKRAKKMNGVQKENVGKTASISRHDTPQTRIPLSTISPNIPSSSKSVLTSLHKTHASSVMNGLSTSSNKKRSRVVTCRNINNIGTNLKRRFDNVVGDFGSTSSKNSTEPTPQINELFEDDSEEDNMHDDSSESWSSDHSMVMDEDEDDMDTDIVSVNALATGDCYDIGDPVFECPKCCAKMWYLERKNKYRQSLNPKFTMCCGDGKVQIPLLREPPEILQKLLFDQTSPESKKFQQQIRLFNMMFAFTSPGAKMDNRFNNGRSPPNYRIQGQSCHRIGSMLPLPRQNPRFAQLYIFDTEHEIHHRVKGFKTKDGIDVNIVKKLSSMLYQHNIHAQSFKMARDILSEGNVSDLKLRLISERRTDGRIYNQPTVSEVAALIVGDVDTAEKRDIIMHKQSGQLQRIDEYHTSYLGFQYPLLFPYGEDGYRPNIRHRNKDSHNRPNSDSSDVVVDTEDVQWEQATKRNRLTIREWFAFRIQDRKNEAQTILRSRRLFQQFLVDGFTMMESERLRWLRKNQSKLRVGKYSYLTDARSNGQTDGANTGKRVVLPSSYVGSRRYMDQLYFDGMAICSYVGFPDLFITFTCNPNWPELQRVLASNNLKPSDRPDLITRIFKMKFDELLSDLTKKSMMGKVLAYMYTIEFQKRGLPHAHILIFLHPSSKYPTPADIDRIISAEIPNKDTDGELYNLVKSHMIHGPCGNANRNSQCMKEGKCSKYFPKDFRKDTVVDEDGYPVYRRRDNGHTVIRNGIEVDNRFVVPYNSKLLLKFKTHINMEWCNQSTSIKYLFKYINKGYDRITAAIVMSENGNPIERQDVDEIKQYIDCRYVSPSEASWRIYGFPIHGRKPAVERLHFHCEGQNSVYYTDISNISTVLEKPSVTESMFTSWFEANKKYREAQQLTYINFVSKFVYVKKKREWKPRQKGYTIGRLIWVPPTTGELYFLRMMLTHVKGPRSYSDLKIVNNVKYDTFRDACFAMGFIGDDREFIAAISEAFHWGSGHYLRLLFVHMLLSSSIKRPRHVWNKTRHLRSDGILYSQQIIANNKGLRLSEQEIYNLTLIEIEKLLERSRKSLSNFPGMPKPQGYVPEEFGNKLIYEERSYNPVEQLQEFNTLYQNLTDEQRDVFKQIMMAVNNQNGGVFFLYGYGGTGKTYMWRTLASYIRSKKQICLIVASSGIASLLLPGGRTAHSKFKIPIPTLESSTCNIDKGTERGDLLKLSKLIIWDEAPMCHKFCFEALDKTLKDIMGGSKSSNKIFGGKVIVFGGDFRQILPVIPRGSRSDIVHATINSSYIWDHCKVLKLTKNMRLQQSATSTTSAELRNFSDWILTVGDGKISEPNDGYAEIDIPKDLLISNFDDPLEAIFQNTYPNFHMNFNNVDFLQSRAILAGTIETVDEINQYILDFLPGQEKEYLSSDSVDTTDGNDNESFDVLTPEFLNSLQASGVPNHKIKLKIGTPIMLLRNIDQAEGLCNGTRLIVTKLADHVIEAKILSGKNIGGIVYIARMDITPTQSPWPFRMTRRQFPITVCYAMTINKSQRQSLDFVGIYLPRSVFSHGQFYVAVSRVKSKKGLKILIHDKEKQPLAVTTNVVFKEVFENL